A region of Phaeodactylum tricornutum CCAP 1055/1 chromosome 14, whole genome shotgun sequence DNA encodes the following proteins:
- a CDS encoding predicted protein — protein MSTRSPTTLVVLLLAGRLWLRLPGVSVHAWGPPPPRGSCARPTTRTGSYRTGNTARYGFFQDLLGPGFRKPAPAVPKKWDQVTIEPDFRVAGLFLLLGGVLDTIPYVQLTLGPLVTLLGILFFVQTCRLRFQFDEDNNFQLVTVNPFTGQLATDVGDNVIVGGANRWACDSFVNYDFFPSGWIDDDANPVGPILVYFKETQTSPEQWNQGPGQAANDPDKIDGGQAVPGQVHFFPAVANGQQLRAEFERRGCARFVPSAAATRDANEP, from the coding sequence ATGTCCACTCGTTCCCCAACGACACTGGTGGTACTGCTGCTTGCCGGGCGACTGTGGCTGCGGCTCCCGGGGGTGTCGGTCCACGCCTGGGggccaccgccgccgcgtGGGTCGTGCGCCCGACCCACGACACGGACGGGGTCCTACCGAACGGGAAACACTGCGCGGTACGGATTCTTCCAAGATCTCTTGGGACCCGGGTTTCGCAAACCTGCACCCGCCGTTCCTAAAAAATGGGACCAGGTCACCATTGAGCCCGATTTCCGCGTCGCCGGACTCTTTCTCCTCCTCGGGGGCGTCCTGGATACCATCCCCTACGTACAACTCACACTCGGACCACTGGTCACCCTCCTCGGTATCCTCTTTTTCGTACAAACCTGTCGTTTGCGCTTTCAattcgacgaagacaacaatTTCCAACTCGTCACGGTCAATCCCTTTACCGGACAGCTCGCCACCGACGTGGGCGACAACGTTATTGTCGGCGGAGCCAACCGATGGGCCTGCGACTCCTTCGTCAATTACGATTTTTTTCCCTCGGGATGGATAGATGACGATGCCAACCCCGTAGGACCCATTCTGGTGTATTTCAAGGAAACACAGACGAGTCCCGAACAGTGGAATCAAGGACCGGGACAAGCGGCCAACGATCCCGACAAAATTGACGGGGGTCAGGCCGTTCCCGGACAAGTCCACTTTTTCCCCGCCGTAGCCAACGGCCAGCAACTCCGTGCCGAATTTGAACGACGCGGCTGTGCTCGATTCGTTCcgtcggcggcggcgacCCGAGACGCAAACGAGCCGTAA
- a CDS encoding predicted protein — MAFGGATPAHVTIRFVPPPPNKTAWATQCQYSTFGGPIRIVDRYRYGVLCRRGCCRGQDRNPTRNKSRAVGAAAAYDSHTGTSVVWWYVRHGGRVHERFRLRPSGGKSSTVPSHPIPNGSSYSVGPLCANNNAELDHLYGIINL; from the coding sequence ATGGCGTTCGGTGGTGCGACGCCTGCTCACGTCACGATAAGGTTcgtccccccccccccgaACAAGACCGCATGGGCGACCCAGTGCCAGTACAGTACCTTCGGTGGACCGATTCGAATCGTAGACCGGTACCGGTACGGCGTGTTGTGTCGTCGTGGCTGCTGCCGTGGACAGGATCGGAATCCTACCCGGAACAAGAGTCGTGCCGTTGGTGCCGCCGCCGCGTACGATTCACACACGGGGACGAGTGTGGTGTGGTGGTACGTTCGACACGGCGGGCGGGTACACGAACGATTCCGTCTCCGTCCTTCCGGCGGCAAGTCTTCCACTGTCCCATCCCACCCTATTCCGAACGGTAGTTCCTATTCCGTTGGACCCCTCTGTGCCAACAATAACGCTGAACTAGATCACCTTTACGGGATCATCAACCTGTaa
- a CDS encoding predicted protein: MLVQRLPSAQQEEFRETFQLIDASGDGLISLLELKRVMNSIGETKSDTELLAMIENSADPELAGRDEMNLQDFMGIMAEAEFYHLFRDIFSSLDTNDSGFVKARELDQVLSGVRDLISDDHRSIIDVEDKDMLIDYEQFSRMLLGTTLV, from the coding sequence ATGCTGGTCCAACGCTTGCCCTCGGCCCAACAGGAAGAATTCCGGGAGACCTTCCAACTGATCGACGCCTCGGGCGACGGCCTCATTTCGCTACTCGAACTCAAGCGCGTCATGAATTCCATTGGCGAAACCAAATCGGACACGGAATTGTTGGCCATGATTGAGAACAGCGCGGATCCGGAACTCGCGGGCCGCGACGAAATGAATCTGCAAGACTTTATGGGAATCATGGCCGAAGCGGAATTCTATCACCTCTTTCGGGACATCTTTTCGTCACTGGATACCAACGATTCCGGTTTCGTCAAGGCACGCGAACTCGATCAGGTCCTCAGCGGCGTGCGGGATCTGATCAGCGACGATCATCGGTCCATCATTGACGTGGAGGATAAGGACATGCTGATTGATTACGAACAGTTTTCGAGAATGTTGCTGGGAACGACTCTGGTATAA
- a CDS encoding predicted protein: NVDIYIVDSGIRPTHIDFHGRVSCGLNLVPDETCEDLHGHGTHVAGIAAGQTHGVAKEANLISVKVFNRHGVALISQLLGAVEFVIRSRSLRGNGTAVVNLSVGTAKSWSLNWAIEKASKEGLVFVVGGGNNGGNACSYSPSSAEAAITVGATTIADNRASFSNIGPCLDIFAPGETILSASHTSDTATATKSGTSMATAFVSGAAALYIEQNRSLNAFEIKSSILESTVPGIVRDLPEFLATPNRL; encoded by the coding sequence AATGTGGACATCTATATTGTAGACAGCGGTATTCGGCCTACCCACATTGATTTTCATGGTCGTGTATCCTGTGGTCTCAATTTGGTCCCCGACGAAACTTGCGAAGACCTTCACGGCCACGGCACGCATGTGGCTGGCATAGCTGCGGGACAGACCCATGGTGTGGCCAAAGAGGCCAACTTGATCAGCGTCAAGGTTTTCAATCGACACGGTGTGGCTCTCATCTCGCAATTGCTGGGAGCCGTCGAGTTTGTTATCCGTTCCCGGTCCTTACGCGGTAACGGCACGGCCGTGGTCAATCTTAGTGTCGGAACGGCCAAGTCTTGGTCACTCAATTGGGCCATCGAAAAGGCATCGAAGGAGGGTCTTGTTTTCGTGGTCGGTGGGGGTAACAATGGTGGCAACGCATGCTCCTATTCTCCAAGCTCTGCTGAAGCAGCAATCACGGTAGGGGCTACGACCATTGCAGACAATAGAGCGAGCTTCTCCAATATTGGTCCCTGTCTGGATATTTTTGCCCCTGGTGAGACAATCTTATCCGCCAGCCACACAAGCGATACGGCCACTGCCACGAAGTCGGGCACTTCCATGGCCACGGCGTTTGTGAGCGGTGCTGCCGCCTTGTACATTGAGCAGAATAGGTCGCTCAACGCTTTCGAAATCAAAAGTTCGATTCTCGAAAGTACAGTTCCCGGGATAGTTCGAGACCTACCCGAGTTTTTAGCGACACCCAACCGTCTA
- a CDS encoding predicted protein — translation MEGGAFRVFALSLYLVLSWGAHATRAYSLAGKRVLVTGASGGIGKGIALELGRQGCEVLIHYHVREKGAAETRDEILASGGSCAGITQCDFRQSSNIHDLFRYVDQLWPEGFDILVNNAGIVTKLALEDDDDEGLVAWHETMAVNLHAPRLLSHLALHRMKQRDEGGVILMVSSIHSEKSNEYVGAYAVSKAGWDALTRAMALEYAQHNVRVNSINPGVVPVERTAEAFADPSNVQAWADRIPLGKLGTVEHVAQACLPLLTNDWITGAIWQVDGGMMARSNMPTRPRPLKFGGIC, via the coding sequence ATGGAAGGTGGAGCCTTTCGCGTCTTTGCCCTATCGCTGTATCTCGTACTGAGCTGGGGTGCGCATGCTACACGTGCCTATTCATTAGCTGGCAAACGGGTGCTCGTGACGGGCGCGTCCGGAGGAATTGGCAAGGGCATTGCGCTCGAATTGGGACGTCAGGGATGCGAGGTACTAATACACTATCACGTGCGTGAAAAAGGGGCGGCAGAAACGCGCGACGAGATACTGGCTTCCGGGGGCTCTTGTGCCGGGATTACGCAGTGTGATTTTCGGCAATCGTCGAATATTCACGATCTTTTTCGATACGTGGATCAACTGTGGCCCGAAGGGTTCGATATTCTCGTAAATAACGCCGGTATTGTCACGAAATTAGcgctggaagacgatgatgatgagggACTAGTAGCCTGGCACGAAACAATGGCCGTAAATTTGCATGCGCCACGCCTGCTTAGTCATCTTGCTTTGCATCGCATGAAGCAACGGGACGAAGGTGGTGTTATACTCATGGTTTCCAGTATCCATTCCGAAAAGTCCAACGAGTATGTTGGTGCCTACGCTGTCAGTAAAGCGGGATGGGATGCGCTGACGCGTGCAATGGCCTTGGAATATGCCCAACATAACGTTCGTGTAAATTCCATCAATCCTGGAGTTGTCCCCGTAGAACGGACTGCCGAGGCTTTTGCCGACCCTTCCAACGTCCAAGCCTGGGCCGACCGCATCCCATTGGGAAAGCTGGGAACAGTCGAACACGTTGCCCAAGCGTGTCTTCCTTTGCTGACCAACGATTGGATTACTGGAGCGATTTGGCAAGTGGATGGAGGCATGATGGCTCGGAGTAACATGCCAACGAGACCGAGGCCACTCAAATTTGGAGGTATTTGCTAG